TAGCCCTTGAACTCGCCGCCAAACTTCTCCGCCATCACCTTGGTCAGCGCCGCCGTCAGCGTCGTCTTGCCATGGTCCACGTGACCGATCGTCCCAACATTCAAATGGGGCTTCGTACGCTCGAATTTTTCTTTGGACATGCTCGTAGCCTCGAGTTTATTTTACGGTTTCTTGGTAATGGCATCAGCGAGGTTTTTAGGCACCTCGAGATATTTTATGAATTCCATAGTATACGTCGCGCGGCCCTGGGTCGCTGAACGTAAATCGGTTGAATAACCGAACATCTCCTTCAACGGCACCTCGGCTGTGATGGTCTTGCCCGAGGGGGTATCATCCATGCCCTGCACCAGACCACGGCGACGATTCAAGTCACCCATCACGTCACCCATGTAGTCTTCCGGGGTCACCACCTCAACCTTCATGATCGGCTCTAGCACGACCGGCGAGGCCTTTCTGACGCCTTCCTTCAGCGCCATGGAGCCTGCAATCTTGAACGCCATTTCATTCGAGTCTACGTCATGGTACGAACCATCAAAGATCGTCGCACGGAAATCGACCAGCGGGAACCCCGCTATGACGCCATTCTTGATCTGCTCCTGAATACCCTTATCGACCGCAGGGATGTATTCCTTGGGCACAACACCACCGACCACACCGTTGACGAATTCATAGCCGGTGCCAGGCGGCAGAGGCTCGAGGCGCAACCAGACATGGCCATACTGGCCGCGGCCACCGGACTGACGCACAAACTTGCCTTCCTGTTCAACAGTAGCGCGGATGGTTTCACGATAGGCCACCTGCGGTGCGCCGACGTTGGCTTCAACACTGAATTCGCGCTTCATGCGATCAACAATGATTTCCAGATGCAACTCGCCCATGCCGGAAATGATGGTCTGCCCCGATTCTTCATCGGTGTGCACACGGAACGACGGATCCTCAGCCGCCAGCTTGGACAGGGCGATGCCCATCTTTTCCTGGTCAGGCTTGGTCTTGGGCTCCACCGCCACCGAAATCACCGGTTCGGGGAACTCCATCCGCTCCAGCGTAATGATGTTATTGAGGTCACACAGCGTGTCGCCTGTGGTGACGTTCTTCAAACCGATTGCAGCGGCAATATCACCCGCACAGACTTCCTTGATTTCTGCACGCTCATTGGCGTGCAACTGCACGATACGACCGACACGCTCCTTCTGATCCTTGACCGGATTGAATACCGCGTCACCGGACTTCAGTACGCCGGAATACACACGGAAGAAGGTCAGCGTTCCGACAAACGGATCGGTGGCAATTTTAAAGGCCAGCGCAGAAAACGGCTCGTCGTCCACGGCATGGCGCTCGGAAAGCGTTCCGGCAGCGTCGTCCAGGTGACCCTTGATAGCGGGCCTGTCACCCGGCGCAGGCAGGTAGTCAATCACTGCATCGAGCATGGCCTGCACGCCTTTGTTCTTGAATGCCGAGCCGCACAGGGTCGGCACAATCTCGGCCTTGAGCGCGCGCGCGCGCAGGCCCTGCTTGATCTCAGCCTCGGTCAGCGCCTGACCTTCAAGGTACTTGTTCATCAAGTCCTCAGAACCTTCGGCAGCAGCCTCAATCATGTTATCGCGCCATTTCTGGCAGTCGGCCACCATCTCCTGCGGGATATCGCGCTCCTCAAACGTCATGCCTTTGGTTGCATCATCCCAGTAAATGGCCTTCATCTTCACCAGATCGACCACGCCCTGGTAGTGCTCTTCTGCACCAATGGGCAGTTGCAGCGGCACTGGATTGGCGCCCAGGCGCTTCCTGATCTGCTCCACGACGCGCATGAAATTCGCGCCGGCGCGGTCCATTTTATTGACAAAGGCCAGACGCGGTACGCCATATTTGTTGGCCTGACGCCACACTGTCTCGGATTGGGGCTCCACACCACCTACCGCGCAAAACAATGCACAGGCGCCATCGAGTACGCGCAGGCTGCGCTCCACTTCAATGGTAAAGTCTACGTGCCCCGGCGTATCAATAATGTTGATGCGGTGCTCGGGGTACTGCCCAGCCATGCCACTCCAGAAGCAAGTGGTTGCCGCCGATGTGATGGTGATGCCACGCTCTTGCTCCTGCGGCATCCAGTCCATCGTGGCGGTGCCGTCGTGCACCTCACCCAGCTTGTGCGACACGCCGGTGTATAGCAGTACGCGCTCGGTCGTGGTCGTCTTGCCGGCGTCAATATGCGCCATGATGCCGATGTTACGGTAACGCTCAATAGGTGTCTTGCGTGCCACGCTGCTATTCCTGGATAAGACGGCTGACATGATTACCAGCGGTAGTGCGAGAAGGCTTTATTGGCCTCGGCCATGCGATGCGTTTCTTCACGCTTCTTGACCGCACTGCCTTTGCTCTCAGATGCATCCATAATTTCTCCAGCCAGTCGCTGGCCCATGCTCTTTTCACCCCGGCTGCGTGCAGCATCTACCAGCCAGCGCATGGCCAGAGCCGTACGACGACCTGAGCGCACCTCAACCGGAACCTGATAAGTTGCGCCGCCAACACGGCGAGACTTCACCTCGACCATGGGACGGATATTCTCCAGCGCCTTGTTGAATACTTCCAGCGCATCACCCTTGTTTTTGAGTGTGATCTGATCCAGCGCGCCGTACACGACCTTCTCAGCCACGGACTTTTTACCGCACTTCATCAGCACATTCATGAATTTCGCCAATGTCTCGTTCCCGTATTTCGGGTCGGGAAGGATGACACGCTTGGCTGCTACTCGTCTTCTGGACATGATCCGCTATCGCTTAATTTGGTATTCGTGAGAAAACTTGCCCGGCGCCCGTTACGACTTGGGACGCTTGGCGCCATACTTGGAACGGCCCTGTTTGCGACCATTGACACCCGAGGTATCGAGGCTACCGCGCACCGTGTGGTAACGCACACCCGGCAAATCCTTGACACGCCCACCACGTATCAGCACTACGGAGTGTTCCTGCAAATTATGGCCTTCGCCACCGATGTAGCTGCTGACCTCCATGCCGTTGGTAAGGCGCACACGCGCCACTTTACGCAAGGCCGAGTTAGGCTTCTTCGGTGTGGTGGTGTAGACGCGCGTGCAGACACCACGCTTCTGCGGTGAACCTGCCAGCGCCGGCACCGTGCTCTTTTCCCTCTGACGGAGGCGCGGCTTGCTCACCAGCTGATTGGTTGTTGCCATCTTAGTTCTGCTCCAACACGAAATCCAACACTGTTGTTTCTACGTAGTAAAGACTCGGAATTTTACGGGGTATAGGCATATTCCGTCAAGCAATGTCTCAATAATTCTCTGCTATTACGATGCATTGAAGACCTGATTGAGCGCCTCCATGGCCTCGGTCTGCGTGGCCTTGGCTGCGGCCTCTGCCGAACCCTCCTCCTGGGCCTGCTTGCGCTTGCGCACACGCTCGGCATGGTAGGCAAGGCCGGTGCCCGCCGGGATAAGGCGGCCAACGATCACATTTTCCTTCAACCCACGCAGATCGTCCACCTTGCCGCTGACCGAGGCCTCGGTCAGCACCCGCGTGGTCTCCTGGAACGAAGCCGCCGAAATAAAGGAGTCGGTCGCCAGAGAGGCCTTGGTGATGCCCAGCAGTATCGGCTCAAACGTGGCCGGCATTTTGCCCTCGCCCTGTATACGGCGGTTTTCTTCCAGCAAGCGGGTGCGCTCTGTCTGCTCCCCCTTGAGGAAACGGGTGTCGCCCGGATCGGTAATTTCGACCTTGCGCAGCATCTGGCGCACGGTCACCTCGATGTGCTTGTCATTGATTTTCACGCCCTGCAGGCGATATACGTCCTGCACCTCGTTCACAATGTAGTTGGCCAGTGCGGGCACGCCGAGCAGGCGCAGGATATCCTGCGGTATCGGCGGACCATCGACAATGGTCTCGCCGCGGTCTACATGCTCACCCTCGAATACCGTGACGTGACGCCATTTCGGTATCAATTCCTCGTGCTGCACGCCGTCGGCGTCGGTAATCACCAGGCGTTGCTTGCCCTTGGTGTCCTTGCCGAAGCCGACTGTTCCCGAGACCTCGGCCAGTATCGCCGGCTCTTTCGGCTTGCGTGCCTCGAACAGGTCGGCCACGCGCGGCAGACCACCGGTGATATCGCGCGTCTTGGACGATTCCTGCGGCAAACGTGCAACGGCATCGCCGACCCCGATGGCAGCACCATCCTCGACGCTGACAATGGCACCCGGCGGCAGGTAGTAATGCGCCGGGATATCGGTACCGGGGATGGACAGATCCTTGCCCTTGTCGCTTACCAGCTTCACCATAGGGCGCAGGTCACGGGCACTGGAGCCGCGCTGTTTGGGGTCGGTAACCACCAGACTGGTCAGGCCGGTCACCTCATCCGCCTGACGTATGACGGTAACACCATCGATGACGTCGCTAAAGCGCAGATACCCTGCCACCTCGGTGATGATCGGGCGCGTATGCGGATCCCAGTTCACCACCACCTGTCCCGCTGCGACTTCATCGCCCTCACTCACCGTTAACACGGCGCCGTAGGGCACCCTGTAACGTTCACGCTCGCGGCCAAACTCATCCAGAACAGTCAACTCGCCGGAACGCGATACCGCCACATTATTGCCGCTCTGATGGCGCGCCAGTTTGATATTGTGCAGGCGAATCACGCCCTTAGACTTGATCTCAACGTTGTTGATGGCGGCCGAGCGTGACGCCGCGCCACCAATATGGAAGGTGCGCATGGTCAGCTGGGTGCCTGGTTCGCCGATAGACTGGGCTGCAATCACCCCCACCGCTTCACCGATATTGATTTTATGACCACGGCCCAGATCGCGCCCGTAACAGGTGGCACAGATGCCGAAGCTGGTTTCACAGGTAATGGGTGAGCGCACCTTGACCTGGTCAACACCCAGCTCTTCCAGCGTATCGACCCAGCGCTCGTCCAGCAGTGTGCCGGCCTCTACCGCGACCTTGTTCGAGCCGGGCGCAAGCACGTCCTCCGCCACGGAGCGTCCCAGCACACGTTCACGCAGCGCCTCGACCACCTCACCGCCTTCAATCAGCGGCAACATCATCAGGCCCTGGGTGGTGCCGCAATCATCCTCGGTGACCACCAGGTCCTGCGCCACGTCGACCAGACGGCGCGTCAGGTACCCGGAGTTGGCGGTCTTGAGCGCGGTGTCGGCCAAGCCCTTGCGCGCACCGTGGGTGGATATGAAGTACTGCAACACGTCCAGACCTTCACGGAAGTTTGCCGTAATCGGGGTCTCGATGATCGAGCCATCGGGTTTGGCCATCAGGCCACGCATGCCGGCCAGCTGGCGTATCTGCGCCGCACTACCACGGGCGCCGGAGTCGGCCATCATGTAAATGGAATTGAAGGAAGCCTGCTTCACAGTCTTGCCAGCGGCGTCCTGCACCATCTCGCTACCCAGCTTCTCCATCATCGCCTTGGCGACCTGGTCGTTGGTGTGGGACCAGATGTCGACCACTTTGTTATAGCGCTCGCCATTGGTGACGAGACCGGAGGAGTATTGACGCTCAATCTCCTTCACCTCCTCTTCCGCCGCGTGAATGATGGCCTTCTTTTCGTCAGGCACCACCATGTCGTCCACCCCGATGGAGATGCCGGAGCGCGTGGCATAGGCAAAGCCCGTATACATGATCTGATCCGCCAGTATTACGGTTTCCTTCAGGCCCACGCTGCGGTAGCAGGTGTTGATCAGGCGCGAAATGGCCTTCTTGGTCATATTCTGGTTAACGTGGTCGAATGACATGCCGTCCGGCAGTACATCGAACAACAGCGCGCGGCCAACCGTGGTATCCACCCTGCGAATATTCTCCTTCATCTCACCCGCGCCGTCTTTCAGCACTTCGCGCACGCGCAGCTTGACCTTGGCGTTCAGATCCACGACCCGGGTTTCATAGGCACGACGCACTTCTGCCGTGTCACTGAAAATCATGCCTTCGCCTTTTGCATTGATGCGCTCACGCGTCATGGTGTACAGCCCTAACACCACGTCCTGTGATGGTACGATGATGGGTTCGCCATTGGCGGGCGAAAGAATGTTGTTGGTAGACATCATCAGCGTGCGTGCTTCGAGCTGGGCCTCAAGCGACAGCGGCACGTGCACCGCCATCTGGTCACCGTCAAAGTCAGCGTTGAACGCTGTACAGACCAGCGGATGCAGCTGGATCGCCTTGCCTTCAATCAGCACCGGCTCAAAGGCCTGAATGCCGAGGCGATGCAGTGTGGGTGCGCGGTTCAGCATGACCGGATGCTCACGGATCACTTCTTCCAGGATATCCCACACTTCGGGGCTTTCACGCTCGACCAGTTTCTTGGCGGCCTTGATGGTAGTGGCCAGGCCACGCAACTCCAGCTTGCTGAAGATGAAGGGCTTGAAAAGTTCCAGCGCCATCTTCTTCGGCAAGCCACACTGATGCAGTCGCAACGTCGGGCCCACGACGATCACCGAGCGGCCGGAATAGTCCACGCGTTTGCCGAGCAGGTTCTGGCGGAAGCGGCCCTGCTTGCCCTTGATCATGTCGGCAAGCGACTTCAGCGCGCGCTTGTTGGTGCCGGTGATCGCGCGACCACGGCGGCCATTGTCGAACAACGCGTCCACCGACTCCTGCAGCATGCGCTTTTCGTTGCGCACAATAATGTCCGGCGCGTTGAGATCGAGCAGGCGCTTCAGGCGGTTGTTGCGGTTGATGACGCGACGATACAGGTCATTGAGATCAGAGGTGGCAAAGCGGCCCCCATCGAGCGGCACCAGCGGCCGCAGATCGGGTGGCAACACCGGCAGCACCTTCATCACCATCCACTCCGGCTTGTTACCGGAGTCGATGAAGGCCTCCATCAGCTTGAGACGCTTGGTAAGTTTCTTTATTTTAGTCTCTGATGCGGTAGAGGCCAGCTCTTCCCTGATCTTGACGATTTGAACTTCGAGATTCAGTGTACGCAACAATTCGTAGATTGCCTCGGCACCCATACGGGCGTCGAACTCGTCGCCATTTTCCTCTATCGCTTCGAGGTAGGTTTCATCTGACAGCAACTGGCCGCGTTCAAGCTGCGTCATGCCGGGGTCAATCACCACGAATGATTCAAAATACAGCACGCGCTCAATGTCGCGCAACGCCATATCCAGCAGCAGGCCCATGCGCGACGGTAGCGACTTCAAGAACCAGATGTGTGCAACAGGGCTGGCCAACTCAATGTGACCCATATGCTCGCGGCGCACCTTGGCAAGCGTCACTTCCACGCCGCATTTTTCACAGATAACGCCACGATGTTTCAGTCGCTTGTATTTTCCGCACAGGCACTCATAGTCCTTGATCGGTCCAAATATCTTGGCGCAGAACAGACCGTCCCGCTCCGGCTTGAAGGTGCGGTAATTGATGGTCTCCGGCTTCTTCACCTCGCCATAAGACCATGAGCGTATCTTTTCCGGCGACGAGAGCCCAATGCGGATGGCATCAAACTCTTCTGCGACAGTCTGCTGTTTGAACAGATTCAACAAGTCTTTCATCGTTTATCTCCTAAACTCACTGCACCGTACTGGCCCTGACTGGGAGGGGCTACACGCCTTCTCTGGTTGAGAAGGAACGGGCAACAGGTCATTTTTGTTCCAGCTCGATATCAATACCGAGCGAACGTATTTCCTTGGTCAGCACGTTAAACGACTCAGGCATGCTGGGTTCCATGCGATGATCGCCATCAACAATATTCTTGTACATCTTGGTGCGACCAGCCACGTCGTCAGATTTCACCGTCAGCATTTCCTGCAGGGTGTAGGCCGCACCATAGGCCTCAAGCGCCCACACCTCCATTTCACCGAAGCGCTGGCCACCAAACTGGGCCTTGCCACCCAACGGCTGCTGGGTAACCAGGCTGTACGGGCCCGTGGAACGGGCATGCATCTTGTCATCCACCAGATGGTTCAACTTCAGCATGTACATGTAACCCACCGTAATCTGACGCGCAAAGGCCTCGCCACTGCGACCGTCATAGAGCGTGGTCTGGCCGCTTTCGGGCAGGTCAGCGAGCGCAAGCATCTGCTTGATTTCGGCCTCGGTTGCACCGTCAAATACCGGGGTGGCTGTAGGTACGCCAGCACACAGATTTTGGGCCAGCGTAATAATCTCTGCGTCATTGAGCGACTTCAGATCCTCTTTTTTACCGCTGGTGTTGTAGATACGATCCAGAAGCTTGCGCACGTCCTTGATGTCATCCTGCGCGGCAAGCATGCGGCCAATTTTTAAACCCAAGCCCTTCGCAGCCCAGCCGAGATGAACCTCCAGCACCTGGCCGACATTCATGCGCGACGGTACGCCGAGCGGATTGAGTACGATATCGATCGGGGTACCGTCTGCGGCATAAGGCATGTCTTCGACCGGTACGATCATGGACACTACACCCTTGTTACCATGACGCCCGGCCATCTTGTCACCGGGCTGTATACGGCGCTTCACAGCCAGATACACCTTCACCATTTTCAGTACGCCAGGGGCGAGTTCGTCACCGGCAGCCAGCTTGGCACGTTTCTCGTCGAACTTGGCATCGGAGTCCTTGCGTTGCTGCTTGAGTTGCGCACTCATGCGCTCGAGCTGCTCATTGGCAGCTTCATTACCCAACCGGATTTCGAACCATTTTTCATGGGCCACTTCGGCCAGATAGGCCTTGGTGATCTTGGTGCCACTCTTCAGCCCTTTGGGCCCACCCTGCGCAGTCTTGCCTGTCAGCATTTCTTCAACACGCTGATACAGGTCATCCTCCATGATGCGCAGCTGATCGCGCAGATCCTTCTTGAAGTTCGCCAGCTCAGCGTTTTCAATTTCTTTGGCGCGGGCGTCCTTTTCGACCCCGTCACGTGTAAACACGTGCACGTCGATTACCGTGCCCACCATGCCAGAAGGCACGCGCAGACTGGTGTCCTTCACGTCCGAGGCCTTTTCGCCGAATATGGCACGTAGCAACCGCTCTTCAGGGGTAAGCTGGGTCTCGCCCTTCGGCGTCACCTTACCCACCAGAACGTCACCGGTCTTGACCTCTGCGCCGATGTAGACGATGCCCGATTCATCCAGCTTGGCCAGCGCGCTTTCGCCCACGTTCGGAATATCAGCAGTGATTTCTTCCGAGCCCAGCTTGGTATCACGCGCGACACAGGTCAGTTCTTCGATGTGAATGGTGGTGAAGCGCTCCTCCTCCACCAGGCGCTCGGAAATCAGAATCGAATCTTCAAAGTTGTAGCCATGCCAGGGCATAAATGCGACCAGCACGTTCTGGCCCAGCGCCAGTTCGCCGTTGTCGGTCGACGGGCCGTCGGCCAGCACGTCGCCGCAGGCTATAACATCACCGATATTCACCAGCGGGCGCTGATTGATACAGGTATTCTGGTTGGAGCGCATGTATTTGGTGAGATTGTAGATGTCCACGCCCTGCTCTCCGGCGGCGGTTTCATTATCATTGACGCGCACAACGATGCGGGCGGCATCGACTGAATCCACACGCCCACCACGCTTTGCCACCACCACCACGCCCGAGTCGATAGCCACAGCGCGCTCAATACCCGTACCTACCAGCGGCTTTTCGGCCTTCAGTGTTGGCACGGCCTGACGCTGCATGTTGGAGCCCATCAGTGCACGGTTGGCGTCATCGTGCTCGAGAAACGGGATCAGTGAGGCAGCGACTGACACAATCTGACGCGGTGACACATCTATGTATTCCACGCGGTCTGGCGTTGACAGGGCAAATTCGTTGTCGTGCCGCGATGAAACCAGCTCATCCACCAGACGACCCTTTTCATCCAGAGTGGCATTGGCCTGGGCGATTACATATCGACCCTCTTCGATCGCCGACATGTAGTCGATGCGATCCGTTACACGACCATTTTCCACCTTGCGATAGGGTGTCTCCAGGAAGCCATACGCATTGACCCGCGCATAGACTGCAAGCGAGTTGATGAGGCCGATATTTGGCCCTTCCGGCGTCTCAATCGGACATACCCGTCCGTAATGGGTGGGATGCACGTCACGCACTTCGAAGCCGGCGCGCTCACGCGTCAAGCCACCCGGCCCCAACGCCGAGACACGACGCTTGTGGGTGATTTCGGACAACGGGTTGTTCTGATCCATGAACTGCGACAGCTGACTTGAACCGAAGAATTCCTTTACTGCCGCAGCTACCGGTTTGGCATTAATAAGTTCCTGCGGCGTGAGGTTCTCGGTCTCGGCCACGCTCAGGCGCTCCTTCACAGCACGCTCGACGCGCACCAGTCCGATGCGGAACTGGTTTTCGATCATCTCGCCTACGCAGCGCACGCGCCGGTTACCGAGGTGGTCGATATCATCCACGGTACCACTGCCGTTCTTGATGCCAATCAGCACCTTGAGAACATCAATGATGTCATTTTTTGACAGGATACCTTCGCCCGTGGTCTCGCCACGACCCACCCGGGCGTTAAACTTCATGCGCCCAACCGGCGACAGGTCATAGCGCTCCGGGCTGAAAAACAGGTTGGTAAACAGCGTCTGGGCGGCATCCTTGTTGGGTGGCTCACCCGGGCGCATCATGCGATAGATTTCTATTTGAGCTTCCAGCGCACTCTTCGTACTGTCAACCCGTAGCGTGTCAGAAACATACGGGCCACGGTCAAGATCATTGACATAAAGTGTCTTTATTTCTTTCACGCCCGCCTTGCGGATCATATCCAGCATTTCAGCTGTGATCTCATCATTGGCATTGGCCAGCACTTCACCCGTGGCCTTGTCGATCACCGTATGCGCGATGACCTTACCCACCAGATAGTCCTGCGGCAGATCAAGCGCCTTAAGCCCAGCCTTTTCGATGTCACGTATATGGCGGGCAGTCACTCGACGGCCCTCTTCGACAATCACCTTGCCCTTGCTGTCGCAGATATCGAACGACATGGTCTCACCGCGCAAGCGCGATGGCACCAACTCAAGCCGGATCTTCTCCTTGTCCAACTTGAAGGTGTTGGTATCAAAGAACATCTCGATTATCTGCTCATTGGTGTACTCAAGCGCCCGCAGCAATACGGTAGCCGGCAGTTTGCGCCGGCGGTCGATGCGCACGTAAATAATGTCCTTGGGGTCGAACTCGAAATCCAGCCACGATCCACGGTAGGGTATGACACGCGCCGAAAACAGCAGCTTGCCCGATGAGTGTGTTTTGCCCTTGTCATGCTCGAAGAACACGCCAGGCGAGCGGTGCAACTGGGATACGATGACGCGTTCGGTACCATTGATAATGAACGTGCCATTCTCGGACATGAGCGGGATCTCGCCCATGTAGACCTCCTGTTCCTTGATGTCCTTGACCACTGAGGCACTCTGGGCAGCCTCCTTGTCGTAGATCACCAATCGCACCCTGACCCGCAGTGGCGCGGCATAGGTAGTGCCGCGCTGCTGACACTCCTTGACATCAAATACCGGCTGACCGAGGCGGTAACTCACATACTCAAGTTTTGCATATCCGGAATAACTGCTGATCGGAAACACCGATTTCAACGCGACATGCAGGCCCTGATCGACACGTTTTTCAGGTGCTGTGGACGCCTGCAGAAACTCGATATATGAATTGATCTGCATCGCCAGCAGATAAGGCACTGGCAGGATACTGGGACGTTTCCCGAAATCCTTACGGATGCGTTTCTTTTCGGTGAATGAATAGGCCATCGTTAATTCCTCATCGATACAGCAAAACCGCGAACAGCGGACTCCGCCAGGCTGACGGAGACGCGCAGAAGCGGGTGACCATCAAGGTCACCCGCCATCGTGTGGGCAGCTTCTGCCAGGCTCGTCTCAGGCCTTGCAGTGCCGGTGGAATCGAGTATGTGTATGTACCCAGGTCTTCCCGGACTTATTTGATCTCGGCGGTAGCGCCTGCCTCTTCCAGTTGCTTCTTGATATCCTCGGCGTCCTTCTTGGGTATGCCTTCCTTGACCACCGAAGGCGCGCCCTCCACCAGATCCTTGGCTTCCTTGAGGCCGAGACCAGTAACCGTGCGGATCACCTTGATCACGCCGACCTTGTTCTCGCCGAACTTGGTCATGGTGAGGGTGAATTCCGTCTGCTCCTCCGCTGCTGCGGCACCTGCAGCAGGACCGGCAGCCGCAGCGACTGCCGCAGTAACACCAAACTTCTCTTCCATGGCGGAGATCAGATCCACAATTTCCATCACGGTCATGTTGCTTACGCTTTCCAGAATGTCTTCTTTGGTTACAGCCATGACTTAACTCCTCAAAATTTAATTAGATAGTGACAAAGCAGCGGAAACGAATCACGCAGCCTGTTTTTGGTCGCGCACTGCAGCGAGCGTCCGCGCCAGCTTGCCAACGGGGGCTTTCATCACCGCCATCAACAGACTGATCGCCTGATCGCGCGTTGGCATCCTGGCCAGCTTGTCGATCTCGGCAGGCTGCATGAGCTTGCCGTTGAACGCACCAGCCTTGATAATCAGCCTCTCATTCAGCTTCGCAAAATCGCTGATGAGTTTCGGTGCGGCCCCCGGCTCCTCGCGAGAAAACGCGAGCAGCAAAGGCCCGACCAAAGCATCTTGCAGGCAGGCAAACTCGGTGTCGGCGAATGCGCGACGGGCAAGCGTGTTACGCACTACGCGCAGATATACACCATTCTGGCGCGCGCCCATCCGCAAAGCGGTCAACTGCTCGACGGTAAGACCGCGATATTCCGCCGCCACCACCGATTTGGCATTGGCCGCAATGGCCGCAACCTCAGTCACAATACGTTTCTTGTCATCAATATTCAGTGTCACGGGATAGCCTCTCCTCCCTGATTGTGTAGATGACCTGCGTCATCCGTTGGTCACACCGGGTGCTCTTTAAACAGCATTACAAACACCCACCCACGGTGACCTCATGATCAGGGACTGCC
This genomic interval from Gammaproteobacteria bacterium contains the following:
- a CDS encoding GTP-binding protein, whose protein sequence is MSKEKFERTKPHLNVGTIGHVDHGKTTLTAALTKVMAEKFGGEFKG
- the fusA gene encoding elongation factor G, coding for MARKTPIERYRNIGIMAHIDAGKTTTTERVLLYTGVSHKLGEVHDGTATMDWMPQEQERGITITSAATTCFWSGMAGQYPEHRINIIDTPGHVDFTIEVERSLRVLDGACALFCAVGGVEPQSETVWRQANKYGVPRLAFVNKMDRAGANFMRVVEQIRKRLGANPVPLQLPIGAEEHYQGVVDLVKMKAIYWDDATKGMTFEERDIPQEMVADCQKWRDNMIEAAAEGSEDLMNKYLEGQALTEAEIKQGLRARALKAEIVPTLCGSAFKNKGVQAMLDAVIDYLPAPGDRPAIKGHLDDAAGTLSERHAVDDEPFSALAFKIATDPFVGTLTFFRVYSGVLKSGDAVFNPVKDQKERVGRIVQLHANERAEIKEVCAGDIAAAIGLKNVTTGDTLCDLNNIITLERMEFPEPVISVAVEPKTKPDQEKMGIALSKLAAEDPSFRVHTDEESGQTIISGMGELHLEIIVDRMKREFSVEANVGAPQVAYRETIRATVEQEGKFVRQSGGRGQYGHVWLRLEPLPPGTGYEFVNGVVGGVVPKEYIPAVDKGIQEQIKNGVIAGFPLVDFRATIFDGSYHDVDSNEMAFKIAGSMALKEGVRKASPVVLEPIMKVEVVTPEDYMGDVMGDLNRRRGLVQGMDDTPSGKTITAEVPLKEMFGYSTDLRSATQGRATYTMEFIKYLEVPKNLADAITKKP
- the rpsG gene encoding 30S ribosomal protein S7, which encodes MSRRRVAAKRVILPDPKYGNETLAKFMNVLMKCGKKSVAEKVVYGALDQITLKNKGDALEVFNKALENIRPMVEVKSRRVGGATYQVPVEVRSGRRTALAMRWLVDAARSRGEKSMGQRLAGEIMDASESKGSAVKKREETHRMAEANKAFSHYRW
- the rpsL gene encoding 30S ribosomal protein S12, whose translation is MATTNQLVSKPRLRQREKSTVPALAGSPQKRGVCTRVYTTTPKKPNSALRKVARVRLTNGMEVSSYIGGEGHNLQEHSVVLIRGGRVKDLPGVRYHTVRGSLDTSGVNGRKQGRSKYGAKRPKS
- the rpoC gene encoding DNA-directed RNA polymerase subunit beta', with the protein product MKDLLNLFKQQTVAEEFDAIRIGLSSPEKIRSWSYGEVKKPETINYRTFKPERDGLFCAKIFGPIKDYECLCGKYKRLKHRGVICEKCGVEVTLAKVRREHMGHIELASPVAHIWFLKSLPSRMGLLLDMALRDIERVLYFESFVVIDPGMTQLERGQLLSDETYLEAIEENGDEFDARMGAEAIYELLRTLNLEVQIVKIREELASTASETKIKKLTKRLKLMEAFIDSGNKPEWMVMKVLPVLPPDLRPLVPLDGGRFATSDLNDLYRRVINRNNRLKRLLDLNAPDIIVRNEKRMLQESVDALFDNGRRGRAITGTNKRALKSLADMIKGKQGRFRQNLLGKRVDYSGRSVIVVGPTLRLHQCGLPKKMALELFKPFIFSKLELRGLATTIKAAKKLVERESPEVWDILEEVIREHPVMLNRAPTLHRLGIQAFEPVLIEGKAIQLHPLVCTAFNADFDGDQMAVHVPLSLEAQLEARTLMMSTNNILSPANGEPIIVPSQDVVLGLYTMTRERINAKGEGMIFSDTAEVRRAYETRVVDLNAKVKLRVREVLKDGAGEMKENIRRVDTTVGRALLFDVLPDGMSFDHVNQNMTKKAISRLINTCYRSVGLKETVILADQIMYTGFAYATRSGISIGVDDMVVPDEKKAIIHAAEEEVKEIERQYSSGLVTNGERYNKVVDIWSHTNDQVAKAMMEKLGSEMVQDAAGKTVKQASFNSIYMMADSGARGSAAQIRQLAGMRGLMAKPDGSIIETPITANFREGLDVLQYFISTHGARKGLADTALKTANSGYLTRRLVDVAQDLVVTEDDCGTTQGLMMLPLIEGGEVVEALRERVLGRSVAEDVLAPGSNKVAVEAGTLLDERWVDTLEELGVDQVKVRSPITCETSFGICATCYGRDLGRGHKINIGEAVGVIAAQSIGEPGTQLTMRTFHIGGAASRSAAINNVEIKSKGVIRLHNIKLARHQSGNNVAVSRSGELTVLDEFGRERERYRVPYGAVLTVSEGDEVAAGQVVVNWDPHTRPIITEVAGYLRFSDVIDGVTVIRQADEVTGLTSLVVTDPKQRGSSARDLRPMVKLVSDKGKDLSIPGTDIPAHYYLPPGAIVSVEDGAAIGVGDAVARLPQESSKTRDITGGLPRVADLFEARKPKEPAILAEVSGTVGFGKDTKGKQRLVITDADGVQHEELIPKWRHVTVFEGEHVDRGETIVDGPPIPQDILRLLGVPALANYIVNEVQDVYRLQGVKINDKHIEVTVRQMLRKVEITDPGDTRFLKGEQTERTRLLEENRRIQGEGKMPATFEPILLGITKASLATDSFISAASFQETTRVLTEASVSGKVDDLRGLKENVIVGRLIPAGTGLAYHAERVRKRKQAQEEGSAEAAAKATQTEAMEALNQVFNAS